A single genomic interval of Bradyrhizobium sp. sBnM-33 harbors:
- the ubiE gene encoding bifunctional demethylmenaquinone methyltransferase/2-methoxy-6-polyprenyl-1,4-benzoquinol methylase UbiE yields MDRPDQTTHFGFRDVPLGDKQTLVNSVFHSVASRYDLMNDLMSAGLHRVWKDIMITALNPPKNDAPFALLDVAGGTGDIAFRAAKTAGAGFHATVCDINADMLEVGRNRAMARHLDQQVLFVEGNAEALTFADRSFDAYTIAFGIRNVPRIDVALREAYRVLRPGSRFLCLEFSTVDVPGLDWLYDQFSFKLIPPLGRAVTGDAESYQYLVESIRKFPRPNVFAEMIRAAGFSRVRWESLSGGIVALHSGWRL; encoded by the coding sequence ATGGATCGGCCGGATCAAACCACTCATTTTGGCTTCAGGGATGTGCCTCTGGGGGACAAGCAGACGCTGGTGAACAGCGTGTTTCACAGCGTGGCGTCCCGCTACGACCTGATGAACGATCTGATGTCGGCAGGCCTGCACCGGGTCTGGAAAGACATCATGATCACGGCGCTCAACCCGCCGAAAAATGATGCGCCGTTCGCGCTGCTCGACGTCGCCGGCGGCACCGGTGATATCGCCTTCCGTGCGGCCAAGACTGCAGGCGCGGGCTTCCACGCCACCGTCTGCGACATCAATGCCGATATGCTCGAGGTGGGCCGCAATCGCGCCATGGCGCGCCATCTCGATCAGCAGGTGTTGTTTGTCGAAGGCAATGCCGAGGCGTTGACTTTCGCGGATCGTTCCTTTGATGCCTACACCATCGCCTTCGGCATTCGCAACGTGCCGCGGATCGATGTCGCGCTGCGCGAGGCCTATCGCGTGCTGCGGCCGGGCAGCCGATTCCTGTGTCTGGAGTTCTCCACCGTCGACGTTCCCGGACTGGACTGGCTGTACGACCAGTTCTCGTTCAAGCTGATCCCGCCGCTCGGCCGCGCCGTGACCGGCGATGCAGAGTCCTATCAGTATCTGGTCGAATCGATCCGGAAATTCCCCCGACCCAATGTGTTTGCCGAGATGATTCGCGCCGCCGGCTTTTCGCGGGTGAGGTGGGAAAGCCTTTCCGGCGGGATCGTGGCGCTGCATTCGGGCTGGCGCTTGTGA
- the ubiB gene encoding 2-polyprenylphenol 6-hydroxylase has translation MISAATHIARLVRAAYVFAREGVFGVVDPSLVPAPGQLALRLARLIERPGAKTGPQLSRALTRLGPAYLKLGQFLATRPDVVGVAMARDLESLQDRLPPFPQSESEAVIALSLERSVAKAFVSLGPAVAAASIAQVHRGEIERDGVRQPVAVKVLRPNVASRFRRDLSDFFFVAHNAEAHSAEARRLRLIEVINTMSRSVAMEMDLRLEAAALSEMAENTRDDPDFRVPAVDWDRTTHNVLTMEWIDGIALNDHARLEASQVDLPDLGRKVIQSFLRHALRDGFFHADMHPGNLFLDEAGRLVAVDFGIMGRLGVKERRFLAEILLGFITRDYRRVAEVHFEAGYVPGHHSVENFAQAIRAIGEPIHNRTAEEISMAKLLTLLLEVTGLFDMQTRPELILLQKTMVVVEGVARGFDPKLDIWKVADPVVREWIERNLGPLGRVQGAMTGAGELGRVMTGLPAIASRAVAVIENMEKMTREGLTLSPETIAALGRAEGRKSRWRTVALWIIAATFIGILVAIRQL, from the coding sequence GTGATTTCTGCGGCGACCCACATCGCGCGGCTTGTCCGCGCCGCTTACGTGTTCGCGCGCGAGGGCGTGTTCGGCGTCGTCGATCCGAGCCTGGTGCCGGCGCCCGGGCAGCTCGCGCTGCGGCTGGCGCGATTGATCGAGCGGCCCGGTGCCAAAACCGGCCCGCAGCTATCCCGCGCGCTGACGCGGCTGGGGCCCGCGTACCTCAAGCTCGGTCAGTTTCTGGCGACCCGCCCCGATGTGGTCGGGGTTGCGATGGCGCGCGACCTGGAAAGCCTGCAGGACCGGCTGCCGCCGTTTCCGCAAAGTGAATCGGAAGCGGTGATCGCACTGTCGCTGGAACGATCTGTGGCTAAGGCCTTTGTCAGCCTCGGCCCGGCGGTCGCCGCCGCGTCCATCGCGCAGGTGCATCGCGGCGAGATCGAGCGCGATGGCGTGCGCCAGCCGGTCGCCGTAAAGGTTCTCCGGCCCAACGTCGCCTCGCGCTTTCGCCGCGACCTCTCCGACTTCTTCTTTGTCGCGCACAACGCGGAAGCGCATTCGGCCGAAGCGCGGCGGCTGCGGCTGATCGAGGTCATCAACACGATGTCACGCTCGGTCGCGATGGAGATGGACCTGCGGCTTGAGGCTGCCGCCCTGTCCGAGATGGCGGAGAACACCCGCGACGATCCGGATTTCCGCGTGCCGGCCGTCGACTGGGACCGCACCACGCATAACGTGCTGACGATGGAGTGGATCGACGGCATCGCACTGAACGACCATGCGCGCCTCGAAGCATCGCAGGTCGATTTGCCCGACCTCGGCCGCAAGGTGATTCAGAGCTTCCTGCGCCACGCGCTGCGCGACGGCTTCTTTCATGCCGACATGCATCCCGGCAATCTGTTTCTCGACGAGGCCGGCCGGCTGGTGGCGGTCGATTTCGGCATCATGGGCCGGCTCGGTGTGAAGGAGCGGCGCTTCCTCGCTGAAATTCTTTTGGGCTTCATCACGCGCGACTACCGCCGCGTCGCCGAGGTGCATTTCGAGGCCGGCTACGTGCCGGGGCATCATTCGGTGGAAAATTTCGCGCAGGCCATCCGCGCCATCGGCGAGCCGATCCACAATCGCACCGCCGAAGAAATCTCGATGGCGAAGCTGTTGACCCTGCTGCTCGAGGTCACCGGCCTGTTCGACATGCAGACCCGGCCTGAACTGATCCTCCTGCAAAAGACCATGGTCGTCGTCGAAGGCGTCGCGCGTGGCTTCGATCCTAAGCTCGATATCTGGAAGGTGGCCGATCCCGTGGTGCGCGAATGGATCGAGCGCAATCTCGGTCCGCTCGGGCGGGTTCAGGGGGCCATGACTGGCGCTGGCGAACTCGGGCGCGTGATGACGGGTCTGCCGGCGATCGCTTCGCGGGCGGTTGCCGTGATCGAGAACATGGAAAAGATGACGCGGGAGGGCCTGACGCTGTCGCCAGAGACCATTGCGGCGCTCGGCCGGGCCGAAGGCCGCAAGAGCCGCTGGCGCACGGTGGCGCTCTGGATCATTGCGGCGACCTTTATCGGAATTCTCGTCGCTATCCGGCAGTTGTGA
- the coaBC gene encoding bifunctional phosphopantothenoylcysteine decarboxylase/phosphopantothenate--cysteine ligase CoaBC, with protein MASLTIRKLDETVKAYLRLRSAGNGRSVEEEVRVILGELIQGRELSGATTSLPSAEAGAHAAPSVSASSERSVTLIIGGGIAAFKSLELIRRLKERHIHVRCVLTKAAQQFVTPLSASALSHERVYTDLFDAESEFDAGHIRLARECDLIIVAPATADLMAKMAHGHADDLASAILLAANRPILLAPAMNPLMWNNAATRRNVMQLRRDGVHMIGPSAGEMAEANEAGIGRMSEAVEIAAAAVDILRPPQPRPLAGKRVLITAGPTHEAIDPVRYIANRSSGKQGFAIAAAAQAAGADVTLVSGPVDLRDPPGVTVIRVESARDMLHRVEAALPADIAIFAAAVADWRVANEGEQKLKKTSGGMPPLQLVENPDILATISKLKEKRPPLVIGFAAETEHLIDNAKAKIARKGCDWIVANDVSPATGVMGGDRNTVHLLTRDGEEINVNSIKVEPWPVMTKEQVAAELVAKIAKAVEKNS; from the coding sequence ATGGCCAGCCTGACCATCCGAAAACTCGACGAAACCGTCAAAGCCTATCTGCGGCTCCGATCGGCCGGAAACGGCCGCTCCGTCGAGGAGGAAGTCCGGGTCATCCTGGGAGAACTCATCCAAGGGCGAGAACTATCAGGCGCCACCACGTCACTACCCTCCGCAGAGGCCGGCGCACACGCAGCGCCATCGGTCAGCGCTTCCAGCGAACGGAGTGTCACGCTGATCATCGGCGGCGGCATCGCCGCTTTTAAGTCGCTGGAGCTGATCCGGCGGCTGAAGGAGCGACACATTCACGTCCGCTGCGTGCTGACCAAGGCCGCCCAGCAATTCGTCACGCCGCTTTCGGCCAGCGCGCTGTCGCATGAGCGCGTCTATACCGACCTGTTCGATGCCGAGAGCGAATTCGACGCCGGCCATATCCGGCTGGCGCGCGAATGCGACCTGATCATTGTGGCGCCGGCGACTGCCGATCTGATGGCGAAGATGGCGCATGGCCATGCCGACGATCTCGCCAGCGCGATCCTGCTCGCGGCCAACCGCCCGATCCTGCTGGCGCCCGCCATGAACCCCCTGATGTGGAACAACGCCGCCACCCGCCGCAACGTGATGCAGCTTCGCCGCGACGGCGTTCACATGATCGGCCCCAGCGCCGGTGAGATGGCTGAGGCCAATGAGGCCGGCATCGGGCGGATGTCGGAGGCCGTCGAAATCGCTGCCGCCGCCGTAGATATCCTGCGTCCGCCGCAACCGCGCCCGCTCGCGGGCAAGCGCGTGCTGATCACGGCCGGCCCGACGCATGAGGCGATCGATCCCGTGCGCTATATCGCCAACCGCTCCTCCGGCAAGCAGGGTTTTGCCATCGCCGCTGCCGCCCAGGCCGCAGGCGCGGACGTCACGCTGGTGTCCGGTCCGGTTGATTTGCGCGATCCCCCCGGCGTCACGGTGATCCGGGTCGAATCGGCGCGTGACATGCTGCATCGGGTGGAAGCCGCCTTGCCGGCCGACATTGCGATCTTCGCCGCCGCGGTCGCCGACTGGCGCGTTGCCAATGAAGGCGAGCAGAAACTGAAAAAGACGTCCGGTGGCATGCCGCCGCTCCAACTGGTGGAAAATCCCGACATTCTGGCGACGATCTCGAAACTGAAGGAGAAGCGTCCGCCGCTGGTGATCGGCTTTGCTGCCGAGACCGAACATCTGATCGACAACGCAAAAGCCAAGATCGCGCGCAAGGGCTGCGACTGGATCGTCGCTAATGACGTTTCGCCTGCCACCGGCGTAATGGGCGGCGACCGCAACACCGTTCACCTGCTGACGCGCGATGGCGAGGAGATCAACGTCAATAGCATTAAGGTGGAGCCTTGGCCGGTGATGACCAAGGAGCAGGTCGCAGCCGAACTGGTGGCGAAGATTGCGAAGGCCGTGGAGAAGAATTCGTGA
- the dut gene encoding dUTP diphosphatase, translating to MTVKVDVCQLPHGEGLALPAYQSVDAAGLDLLAAVPADTPLILPPGKFAMVPTALTIALPSGYEAQVRPRSGLAAKHGVTVLNSPGTVDADYRGEINVLLINHGDTPFPIKRGERIAQMVIAPLVQAELVLVDSLTATGRGSGGFGSTGS from the coding sequence ATGACTGTGAAGGTCGACGTCTGCCAATTACCACATGGCGAAGGCCTCGCCCTGCCGGCCTATCAGAGCGTCGATGCCGCCGGGCTCGACCTGCTCGCGGCGGTGCCGGCGGATACGCCGCTGATCCTCCCGCCCGGAAAATTCGCGATGGTGCCGACCGCGCTTACGATCGCGCTGCCTTCCGGATATGAGGCGCAGGTGCGGCCGCGCTCCGGGCTTGCCGCGAAACACGGCGTCACGGTGCTGAACTCGCCCGGCACGGTGGATGCGGATTACCGCGGCGAGATCAACGTGCTCCTGATCAACCATGGCGATACGCCCTTTCCCATCAAGCGCGGCGAGCGCATCGCGCAGATGGTGATCGCGCCCCTAGTGCAAGCGGAACTGGTTCTCGTCGACTCGTTGACGGCAACCGGCCGTGGCAGTGGCGGCTTTGGCTCGACCGGCAGCTGA
- a CDS encoding PAS domain-containing sensor histidine kinase has protein sequence MSGVAAAMRRTLLSCTSLARHGVIALATALSALPEPALADDLTITQAISALFDLNHQEFAALTTALSLLGFTVVAAILLMRTRIRATRLELDLRSDIADLQVQADRLRALLFAEPQILIAWAAGDNRPQISGDTSLLISQDALSNSPQRILAFGTWLPPEPALQMDHAVDALREAGEGFLLNLSTSNGRAIEAMGRAIGGQAIVRIRELGGLRRELAESNLRYRTLLEETELLRDFAAAAPWPIWAKSAEGNLRYANTAYVRATEGASLADTIHRNLELLENDQRSEMGRVLNDNSTYTARLPIVVGGERRIYDVQALKLGGGSAGIAIDASEATQLRDAMERMSEAHRRTLDQLSSGVAVFDGHRRLAFYNESYRRLWGLDQAFLDSNPDDSSVLDRLRAARKLPEQPDFRAWKAKLHEAYRAVEPENYTWFLPDGRAVSVVTTPNLEGGVTYLFDNVTESLDLARRYDRLTRVQHETLDNLAEAVAVFGSNGRVELFNPAFLKMWKLSAESLKEQPHIETVEAWCKPLFDDALTWRALREAITAIENRAQVALKLERKDGSVLDCMTMPLPDGATLLTFQDITDTENVERALRERNEALEAADQMKVDFVHHVSYELRAPLTTIIGFAHFLSDPSTGPLTPKQAEYLDYVTKSTNALLALTNNILDLATIDAGAMKLELGPVNIEKAIQAAAEGIQDRLATDRIELKVDIDPDIGNFIGDERRVVQVLYNLLANAVGFSPHDAAVTISARRTKHRVIFTVSDSGPGIPAEVKDKVFDWFESHSHGSRHRGAGLGLSLVRSFVELHGGKVRVDSVVGRGTTVTCDFPIDQNAHRNAAE, from the coding sequence ATGTCGGGCGTAGCCGCTGCGATGCGTCGAACCCTGCTGTCGTGCACCTCACTGGCGCGCCACGGCGTGATTGCGCTTGCCACCGCCCTCTCCGCGCTGCCGGAGCCCGCGTTGGCCGACGATTTGACCATCACGCAGGCGATTTCCGCCTTGTTCGACCTCAATCACCAGGAATTCGCGGCGCTGACGACGGCGCTATCGCTGCTCGGCTTTACCGTAGTGGCGGCGATCCTGCTGATGCGCACGCGGATTCGGGCCACCCGGCTGGAACTCGACCTGCGCTCCGATATCGCCGACCTGCAGGTACAAGCCGATCGGCTGCGCGCGCTCTTGTTCGCCGAGCCCCAGATCCTGATCGCTTGGGCCGCGGGGGATAACCGGCCCCAGATCAGCGGCGACACCTCGCTTCTGATCTCGCAGGACGCACTGTCGAATTCACCGCAACGCATCCTCGCCTTTGGAACCTGGCTGCCGCCGGAGCCGGCCCTGCAGATGGACCATGCGGTCGACGCGCTGCGCGAGGCCGGCGAAGGCTTTCTGCTCAACCTCTCCACCTCGAACGGCCGCGCCATCGAAGCAATGGGCCGCGCCATTGGGGGGCAAGCCATTGTGCGGATTCGCGAACTCGGCGGCTTGCGCCGTGAGCTCGCCGAATCCAATCTCCGCTACAGGACGCTTTTGGAGGAGACCGAGTTGTTGCGCGACTTCGCCGCCGCGGCGCCCTGGCCGATCTGGGCCAAGAGCGCCGAGGGCAATCTGCGTTACGCGAACACGGCCTATGTGCGGGCCACCGAAGGCGCAAGCCTCGCGGACACGATCCACCGTAACCTCGAGCTCCTCGAGAACGACCAGCGTTCCGAGATGGGCCGGGTGCTGAACGACAATTCCACCTACACCGCGCGGCTGCCGATCGTGGTCGGCGGCGAGCGGCGCATCTATGATGTTCAGGCGCTCAAGCTCGGCGGCGGCAGCGCCGGCATCGCCATCGACGCCAGCGAGGCGACCCAGTTGCGCGACGCCATGGAGCGGATGTCCGAAGCCCATCGCCGCACCCTCGACCAGTTGTCGTCAGGGGTTGCCGTGTTCGATGGCCACCGGCGGCTTGCCTTCTACAACGAATCCTACCGGCGGCTGTGGGGTCTCGATCAGGCCTTCCTTGATTCCAACCCCGATGATTCGAGCGTGCTCGACCGGCTGCGCGCAGCGCGCAAACTGCCCGAACAGCCCGATTTCCGCGCCTGGAAGGCCAAGCTCCACGAAGCCTACCGCGCCGTCGAGCCGGAGAACTACACCTGGTTTCTGCCCGATGGCCGCGCCGTCAGCGTCGTCACCACGCCGAACCTCGAAGGCGGCGTCACCTATCTGTTCGACAATGTCACCGAGAGCCTCGATCTCGCACGCCGCTATGACCGGCTGACCCGGGTCCAGCATGAAACGCTCGACAATCTGGCTGAAGCGGTCGCGGTGTTCGGCAGCAACGGCCGTGTGGAACTGTTCAATCCCGCTTTCCTGAAAATGTGGAAGCTCTCGGCGGAATCCCTCAAAGAACAGCCCCACATCGAAACCGTGGAAGCGTGGTGCAAGCCGCTGTTCGACGACGCGCTGACCTGGCGGGCGCTGCGCGAGGCCATCACCGCGATCGAGAACCGGGCGCAAGTAGCGCTGAAGCTCGAACGCAAGGACGGCAGCGTGCTGGATTGCATGACCATGCCGCTGCCCGACGGCGCAACCCTTTTGACATTCCAGGACATCACCGATACCGAAAACGTCGAGCGCGCGTTGCGCGAGCGCAACGAGGCGCTGGAAGCCGCCGACCAGATGAAGGTGGATTTCGTCCACCACGTGTCCTACGAGCTGCGCGCACCGCTGACCACCATCATCGGCTTCGCACATTTCCTCAGCGATCCCTCGACCGGCCCGCTGACGCCAAAGCAGGCCGAGTATCTCGACTACGTTACCAAGTCGACCAACGCGCTGCTCGCGCTTACCAACAACATCCTCGATCTCGCCACCATCGATGCCGGCGCGATGAAGCTCGAGCTCGGCCCAGTCAATATTGAAAAAGCCATTCAGGCCGCCGCCGAAGGCATCCAGGACCGGCTGGCAACCGATCGCATCGAGCTCAAGGTCGATATCGATCCTGACATCGGCAACTTCATCGGCGACGAGCGGCGCGTGGTGCAGGTGCTCTATAACCTGCTTGCCAACGCCGTCGGGTTCTCGCCGCACGATGCCGCGGTCACGATCAGCGCGCGGCGAACCAAGCATCGCGTGATCTTCACCGTCTCCGATTCCGGCCCCGGCATTCCCGCCGAGGTAAAAGACAAGGTATTCGACTGGTTTGAGAGCCACTCCCACGGCTCGCGCCACCGCGGCGCCGGCCTTGGCCTGTCGCTGGTACGCTCGTTCGTCGAACTGCATGGCGGCAAGGTGCGCGTCGACTCGGTCGTCGGCAGAGGCACGACCGTCACCTGCGATTTCCCGATCGACCAGAACGCCCACCGTAACGCCGCCGAATGA
- the tsaE gene encoding tRNA (adenosine(37)-N6)-threonylcarbamoyltransferase complex ATPase subunit type 1 TsaE: MTAPATFTVALANEAATAHLMADLALLVRPGDVITLSGDLGAGKTAAARAMIRYLADDPTLEVPSPTFTLAQSYELPFPIVHADLYRINDSSELEEIGLSPLPEGTLALIEWPERAPDALPEDRIDIAFSHRPALGSSARAAEITGYGKSAAQVARLSSLRKFLTEAGFLDAARERMPGDASTRSYARLIGDDGTSILMNSPRRPDGPAIYDGKSYSAAVHLAEDVKPFVAIDNGLRAHGFSAPAIRHADLDSGFLITEDFGSVGIVEGDPPRPIAERYEAATDMLAALHRETLPETVPLGPQGSYQIPLYDIDAWLVEIGLMLEWYLPVRGAEVSPQQRDEFVAMWRTLLEKPAAAPRTWVLRDFHSPNIIWLDDRTGILRVGIIDFQDAALGPAAYDLVSLLQDARIDVPEPLELSLLTRYIKARRAADGQFDPASFAELYAIMSAQRNTRLLGTFARLNGRDGKPQYLRHQPRIWTYLNRSLAHPALAAFREWYAANVPPPLP; encoded by the coding sequence ATGACCGCGCCTGCGACATTTACAGTGGCGTTGGCGAACGAGGCGGCAACGGCGCATCTGATGGCCGACCTCGCGCTGCTGGTCCGCCCCGGCGACGTCATTACGCTGTCGGGCGATCTCGGCGCGGGAAAGACCGCGGCGGCGCGCGCTATGATCCGCTACCTCGCCGACGATCCCACGCTCGAAGTGCCGAGCCCGACATTCACGCTGGCGCAGAGCTACGAGTTGCCGTTTCCGATTGTCCACGCCGATCTCTACCGCATCAACGATTCGAGCGAGCTGGAGGAAATCGGGTTGTCGCCACTGCCCGAGGGCACGCTGGCGCTGATCGAATGGCCGGAGCGCGCACCCGACGCACTGCCCGAAGACCGCATCGATATCGCCTTCAGCCATCGTCCCGCGCTCGGATCGAGCGCGCGGGCCGCCGAAATCACCGGCTATGGCAAGTCGGCGGCGCAGGTGGCGCGACTAAGCAGCTTACGCAAATTTCTCACTGAGGCCGGCTTTCTGGATGCAGCGCGCGAGCGCATGCCCGGCGACGCGTCGACGCGCTCCTATGCGCGCCTGATCGGCGACGACGGCACATCCATCCTGATGAATTCGCCGCGCCGTCCGGATGGACCGGCGATCTATGACGGAAAATCCTATAGCGCAGCCGTTCATCTTGCCGAGGACGTCAAGCCGTTCGTCGCCATCGACAATGGCCTGCGCGCACACGGCTTCTCGGCGCCCGCGATCCGCCACGCCGATCTCGATTCCGGTTTCCTGATCACCGAGGATTTCGGCAGTGTCGGCATCGTAGAAGGCGACCCGCCGCGGCCGATCGCCGAGCGCTATGAGGCGGCAACCGACATGCTCGCGGCGTTACACCGCGAAACCTTGCCCGAAACGGTGCCGCTGGGGCCGCAGGGCTCCTACCAAATTCCGCTCTACGATATCGACGCATGGCTGGTCGAGATCGGGCTGATGCTCGAATGGTATCTGCCGGTTCGCGGCGCTGAAGTCAGTCCGCAACAACGCGACGAATTCGTCGCGATGTGGCGAACCCTGCTGGAAAAGCCGGCGGCTGCGCCGCGAACCTGGGTGCTGCGTGATTTTCATTCGCCCAACATCATCTGGCTCGACGACCGCACCGGGATTTTACGTGTCGGCATTATCGACTTCCAGGACGCCGCGTTGGGCCCTGCCGCCTACGACCTGGTATCCTTGCTGCAGGACGCACGGATCGACGTCCCCGAACCACTCGAGTTGTCGCTCTTGACCCGCTACATCAAGGCGCGCCGCGCGGCAGATGGCCAGTTCGACCCGGCCAGCTTCGCCGAGCTCTACGCCATCATGTCGGCGCAGCGAAATACGCGCCTGCTCGGTACCTTCGCCCGGCTCAACGGACGCGACGGCAAGCCGCAATATCTGCGCCACCAGCCCCGGATCTGGACCTACCTGAACCGCTCGCTGGCGCATCCGGCATTGGCAGCATTTCGCGAATGGTATGCCGCCAACGTGCCGCCGCCGCTGCCCTGA
- a CDS encoding PilZ domain-containing protein — protein MAAAERRKGDRVVFERGFAAHMMGIDGTWRRDCVMEDVSETGAKLTVEGSVEGLHLKEFFLLLSSTGLAYRRCELAWVNGDQIGVNFLKQGDKKKKMAKRGAEDAEA, from the coding sequence ATGGCGGCGGCGGAACGGCGCAAGGGAGATCGAGTCGTATTCGAGCGCGGCTTTGCGGCGCACATGATGGGGATCGACGGCACCTGGCGGCGCGATTGCGTAATGGAAGACGTCTCCGAGACCGGCGCCAAGCTGACGGTCGAAGGCTCAGTCGAGGGCCTGCATCTCAAGGAATTCTTCCTGCTGCTGTCGTCGACGGGACTGGCCTATCGGCGCTGCGAGCTGGCCTGGGTCAATGGCGATCAGATCGGCGTCAATTTCCTGAAGCAGGGCGACAAGAAGAAGAAAATGGCCAAGCGCGGGGCCGAGGACGCCGAAGCCTGA